Below is a genomic region from Rhodothermales bacterium.
CTTGCCGGTCATCATCCCGGTCGGACTGCACTACGATCGTAAGGATATTTTCCGATCGCGGGTCCTGGTGTGTTTTCACGAGCCAATACGGCTCTCGCCCGAATTGAGTATTCGTCAGGGTGAGGAGGTTGATACGGCGAGGCGGCGCGAGCTCTATCGTGCGCTCACGCAACAGATAGAGAAGACGCTGGTCGGAGTCGCCAGGGCAACGGAAGACTGGGATCTGCACCACCTCATGCACCGGCTTCGGAAGTTGGTACGGGCGGAACGAGCTTCGAGAGCGGGTGCGGAGTTGCCGCGCCCCGATATCGCCGAATGGGAGCTGGGCTTCGCCAGGGTGTGGCACGCGTACGAGTCACGACGAAAGACGCACCCGGACGAGATTGAGGCACTCATACAGGATGTTGCGGAGTACGATCGATGTCTCAGAGTTGTCGGACTGGAGGATTACGAGTTATCTCGCAGCCCTCGTGTTACATCGCCACTCTGGGTCGGGATCGTGCTTCTCCAGTTCGTGGCGGTCTTCTTACTGTTCCCGCCGATTCTTCTTGTGGGATATGTAATCAACGTGCTTCCGTACTACGCTCTGAAGGGCGTGAGTCGAGTGTTCTCAAGAGAGACCAAGGATGCCGCCACCGTAAAGATTCTCGGTGGAAGCATCCTCTTCCCGTGTACATGGGCGTTGGCTGCTTTTCTCGCTGCGCGAGCGCATGATGAGATTCATCTCATGTTTCCAACGCTGCCGGATGTGCCGGTCACGGTGGCCGTAGTGACGGTTCTTCTGGGCATCGTAGGTGGCTTCCTGGCTCTGATCTATAACGAGCTCTCTCAGGAATCGTGGCGAGCGCTGCGTGTTAGAATTACCCGCAGGCGACAACGCGACGTTATCAAGAGGCTCAGAGAGACACGCGCAGACATCTACGAAGCGGTCGATCGACTGATGCAAGGACTCGAATTGCCCGGCCGCATTGCCGACGACGGTCGAATCATTTCGGACGAGGAAGACGGCCTTTCGGATGCGCAATCAGACTGAACCGCGTGACAAAATGCGCTTGTTGTCAGGGCGACTCCGGTAGTCATATACTTCCGAATGCGAAACTTCTTAATTCTGATTCTCGGCCTTCTTCCTGTTGCTACATATGCGCAGACGGCGGATCCCTTTCTCGTCGTGCTTGGCATCGCTCAAGATGGGGGCGTTCCACAGGCAGGAACGGTGATGCATCCGGGGTGGGAGGATGCAGCACATCGGCGCCTCGTCGTGTCGCTTGCGGTTGTCGACCCGATCACGTCCGAGCGCTGGCTGTTCGAAGCGACGCCCGATTTCCGAGAGCAACTACACCGACTCGATACAGTATTTCCTGTCGAGAACAGTCCGGGCTTGTCCGGTGTCTTTGTCACGCATGCTCACATCGGCCACTATGCCGGGCTGATGTTTCTCGGTCATGAGTCGATGGGCGCACGGGATGTGCCGGTATATGCGATGCCTCGCATGACCACATTTCTGGACTCCAACGGTCCGTGGAATCAGCTGGTGGCATATCAGAACATCTCGCTTCGGCCGCTGGCGGACGGGATTTCGGTTCGGCTGAACGATCGTCTCAGCGTAACGCCGATCATCGTGCCGCACCGACAGGAATTTGCAGAGGTAGTCGGCTTCCGTATCGATGGTCCAAGTCGCTCCGTGCTGTTCATCCCGGACATCGACTCCTGGGAGGAATGGGATGGCGCGGGTGTCCGTATCGAAGACCGGATAGCGGACGTCGACGTGGCCTATCTCGATGCGACGTTCTTTTCGGATGGCGAGATCCCGGGCCGTGACATGTCCGGCTTCCCGCATCCGTTCATCACGCACAGCATGGCGCGGTTTGGCGGGCTGTCTGATGAAATGCGCTCGAGAATACGGTTCATCCACCTCAATCACACAAACCCTGCTCTACGCCCCGGGAGTGATGCTCGTCGGACGATCCGGGAGAACGGTTTTCGGATTGCGGCGGAGATGGAACAGGTGGGATTGTAGCGAGATCGCGCGCCGTCGTCGTCCGAACCTATATCACTCTCGCCACGGCCGGGATGCGCCGAAGCGCCGCGGTAACCGCCCAGCTCAGGACAAGTGTTCCGACGAATGCCAGCGAGGCTTTGACAAAAGGTGACACCTCCGGACCCAGCAGGAAATACTGTAGCCACGCGGCAATCAGGTAGTGGACAATGTAGATCCCGAACGAGTTGTCGCTCAGGCTGTCGAGAACCACTCGTCGGCGATTTGCAAATCGCAGAAACGTCGCGATGAATGCGGCCCCGATAGTGACACAGCAAATCGTGAACATGGTCCCGCCAATGAACGGACTGGAAGATGCAATGTCCGTCACACGGACCGCCACAAGGAACGCGACGACGGCCGCCGACAACCAGGCCCACCAGTACGTGGCGAGGGGGCCGTCGGCTCGAAAGACGCTCCGATCAATACCATAGGCGCCGACAGCTACGCCTGCAAGAAAGTACACGAGGTAATGCAAGGAGCGACTCGCCTGCACCTTGAACGGGCCCACGCCGATCCACGTCAGCGGTCCAAACATGATCACCATCATACCGTAGGCAGCGGCGGAGATCGCCAACAAGGTCGCGAAGAAAAGGACGGGGCGCGCGAGAGCGGACGTCACTAACGTTCCGTCCGGACGAGCGGGGATAGGCAAGAGTTTATATGCGGCCACGAACAGACCGTTGAACGCCAGCAGGACCCATACGAACCAGAGTGGGCCCGCCGTTCCGAATCCCACCCGAAACAATTCCAGATAGAACTGCACGAAACCGATGTCGCCGCCGAATCCCTGGCTGATCTGTAGTTGTGCCGGGTAATATGTCGGCGCCACGAGAAGCAGAACACCGACGAGGAATGGAATCCCGAGCCGCGTGACACGGGCGCTTAGATATTTGGCGGCGCCCTTGCGGGTCAGGCTCTTCCACACAAACAACCCGGAAACGAGGAAGAGCAATGACATCAGGAAGATGTCGTTGAACCACGCGAATGTATCGAAGCCCGACCAACGCTCGCCGTTGACGACGGGGCTGATGGTCTGGACCGGATTCAGCGGGTTCAGGTACGCAAACGTCGTGTACGGAATGATGGCATGATGGTAGACCACCAGAACGATCGCGGTGGCTCGAAGGTAGTCAAACGCGACCCGGCGTCCTGTGCGCGGGATTACACTCCCCGCGTGAGTTTTGTCTTCTTCTGCGTCCATGATGTGTACCGATGTTACCCGGTCTTCCGAACCGTCTTTGAATCAAGAGCCATGATCGACTCTTTCAGCCAGGATGACGACATACGCGCTCGACCGGCAGCCGTGGTCAAAAAGCGCTAGGATTCAGATCGCAGCATCTCAGCAATTCTCGGACGGGTCGTCTTGATCTGGTCGTAGTCCAGCTTCAATCCCAGTGGTCCGAGCGCTGCCCCGAACGCGTCGTACGCGCCTTTTACATTCTCGAATGGCACTTCGACGGTTTGCAAAGGAGTATGTCCATTGTTGTTCACGGCATTCCGGTCTGCGCCGGTCTCCAGTAGCATCTTGACGATCTCGGTTCGGCAGAAGAAGGCCGCAGTATGAAGCGGAGTTGAGTTGTCGTTGTTTCCGATTTCCAAATTCGCGCCCGCCTGGGTGAGGGCTTTGGCGACCTCGATCCTGTCAAACGTTGCCGCGATGATCAGGGGAGTGGACCCGTAGGCGTCTTTCTCATCCAGGTTCGAACCATTTGCGACATGCTGTCGAATGGCTTCCAGATTTCCCACCAGGGCCGCCTCGTGCAGCCCGACAAGCTGAGTTGCGGGTGGGTCTGAGCGGCCGCAGCTCCACTGTGAAACGAGTAGAAGGGCTACCAATGATAATTTCGCTTGCATGTCGGTCACCTCGCTGTTTGTTTGAATTTAAACCGCTGTCACTCGGGTATGCGTTGAAACAGCCCGAAAACCTTCACGTAGCGGTACGTCGGTGAATCGACTGCGA
It encodes:
- a CDS encoding acyltransferase; the protein is MDAEEDKTHAGSVIPRTGRRVAFDYLRATAIVLVVYHHAIIPYTTFAYLNPLNPVQTISPVVNGERWSGFDTFAWFNDIFLMSLLFLVSGLFVWKSLTRKGAAKYLSARVTRLGIPFLVGVLLLVAPTYYPAQLQISQGFGGDIGFVQFYLELFRVGFGTAGPLWFVWVLLAFNGLFVAAYKLLPIPARPDGTLVTSALARPVLFFATLLAISAAAYGMMVIMFGPLTWIGVGPFKVQASRSLHYLVYFLAGVAVGAYGIDRSVFRADGPLATYWWAWLSAAVVAFLVAVRVTDIASSSPFIGGTMFTICCVTIGAAFIATFLRFANRRRVVLDSLSDNSFGIYIVHYLIAAWLQYFLLGPEVSPFVKASLAFVGTLVLSWAVTAALRRIPAVARVI
- a CDS encoding ankyrin repeat domain-containing protein — protein: MQAKLSLVALLLVSQWSCGRSDPPATQLVGLHEAALVGNLEAIRQHVANGSNLDEKDAYGSTPLIIAATFDRIEVAKALTQAGANLEIGNNDNSTPLHTAAFFCRTEIVKMLLETGADRNAVNNNGHTPLQTVEVPFENVKGAYDAFGAALGPLGLKLDYDQIKTTRPRIAEMLRSES
- a CDS encoding pyrroloquinoline quinone biosynthesis protein PqqB, producing the protein MRNFLILILGLLPVATYAQTADPFLVVLGIAQDGGVPQAGTVMHPGWEDAAHRRLVVSLAVVDPITSERWLFEATPDFREQLHRLDTVFPVENSPGLSGVFVTHAHIGHYAGLMFLGHESMGARDVPVYAMPRMTTFLDSNGPWNQLVAYQNISLRPLADGISVRLNDRLSVTPIIVPHRQEFAEVVGFRIDGPSRSVLFIPDIDSWEEWDGAGVRIEDRIADVDVAYLDATFFSDGEIPGRDMSGFPHPFITHSMARFGGLSDEMRSRIRFIHLNHTNPALRPGSDARRTIRENGFRIAAEMEQVGL